Proteins encoded by one window of Salvia splendens isolate huo1 chromosome 7, SspV2, whole genome shotgun sequence:
- the LOC121742547 gene encoding cytochrome P450 71A6-like has translation MVSLSHFLAVLLSASVFFFFLQKWRRSNSPKPRGKLPPSPAKLPLIGNLHQLGSAPHRSLQSLSRRYGPLMLLHFGKVPVLIASSAEAAREIMKKQDLIFSNRPQLSIANRLFYNNRDVAFAPYGELWRKNRSICVLHLLSSKRVQSYRCVREEETSLMVDKIRRLGASSKPVNLSDVMASLTNDVISRVALGRKYGLGSEFRKTFAEFGVLLGVLPLWEYIPCLSWTRRFDGLDKRVERVAKEIDKFLESVLQEHRVRERREDDGGELDFVDILLDFQRENASLAPIEDDTIKAIVLNMFGAGTDTTFTALEWAMAELIRNPEAMKTLQNEVREVAGSKDEIYEQDLEKMPYLKAVMKESLRLHSPIPLLVPHELTQDTRVLGYDVASGTRVMINVWAISRDPSLWKYPEEFRPERFLESSIDFRGLHFELTPFGAGRRGCPGITFAVAVDELALAKLVHKFDFRLPNRPKMKELDVSESSGSTIHKKCPLIVVAAPHVF, from the exons ATGGtttctctctcacatttcttGGCTGTGCTACTCTCCGCATCcgtcttcttctttttcctccAAAAATGGCGCCGCAGCAACTCTCCGAAGCCCCGGGGAAAGCTTCCACCTTCTCCAGCAAAGCTCCCGCTAATCGGAAACCTCCATCAGCTGGGCTCAGCCCCCCACAGATCCCTCCAATCACTCTCACGCCGCTACGGCCCCCTCATGCTGCTCCACTTCGGCAAGGTCCCCGTTCTCATCGCCTCCTCGGCTGAGGCGGCACGTGAGATCATGAAAAAACAGGACCTGATCTTCTCAAACCGGCCCCAACTCAGCATCGCGAACCGGCTGTTCTACAACAACCGGGATGTGGCGTTCGCACCGTATGGAGAACTCTGGCGGAAGAACCGCAGCATATGCGTGCTTCATCTTCTGAGCAGCAAAAGGGTTCAGTCCTATCGCTGCGTAAGGGAGGAAGAGACTTCCCTCATGGTCGACAAGATCAGAAGGTTGGGTGCTTCTTCAAAACCCGTGAACTTGAGCGACGTCATGGCGTCGCTGACGAACGACGTGATCAGCAGAGTGGCCCTGGGGAGGAAGTATGGTTTAGGGAGTGAATTCAGGAAGACGTTTGCTGAGTTTGGGGTGCTGTTGGGGGTTTTACCTTTGTGGGAATACATTCCATGTTTGAGTTGGACTAGAAGGTTTGATGGTTTGGATAAGAGAGTAGAAAGAGTGGCTAAGGAGATCGATAAGTTTCTGGAATCTGTGCTTCAAGAACATCGGgttagagagaggagagaggatgATGGTGGTGAGCTGGATTTTGTGGACATATTGCTTGATTTTCAGAGAGAGAATGCAAGTCTCGCCCCTATTGAAGATGACACTATCAAAGCTATCGTTTTG AATATGTTTGGTGCGGGAACTGATACTACATTTACAGCTCTTGAGTGGGCGATGGCAGAGCTCATACGAAATCCAGAAGCCATGAAAACTTTGCAAAATGAAGTGAGAGAAGTAGCTGGAAGTAAGGATGAAATTTATGAGCAAGACTTGGAGAAAATGCCTTATCTAAAAGCAGTGATGAAGGAGAGTCTAAGGTTGCATTCGCCGATCCCATTGTTGGTCCCTCATGAATTAACTCAAGACACAAGAGTATTGGGCTATGACGTCGCATCTGGTACGCGTGTGATGATTAATGTTTGGGCGATTTCTAGGGATCCTTCATTGTGGAAATATCCTGAGGAATTTCGCCCAGAGAGATTCCTTGAGTCGAGTATAGACTTTAGAGGTCTGCATTTTGAGTTGACTCCGTTTGGGGCAGGCAGGAGGGGTTGCCCGGGTATTACATTCGCGGTGGCGGTGGATGAGCTTGCCTTAGCCAAGTTGGTACACAAGTTTGATTTTAGATTGCCTAATAGACCGAAAATGAAGGAGTTAGATGTAAGTGAATCCAGTGGAAGCACAATCCATAAAAAGTGTCCTTTGATTGTTGTAGCGGCTCCACATGTATTTTAA
- the LOC121811461 gene encoding premnaspirodiene oxygenase-like: MADLITTAAALILSAIFIFLFTNQQKSRNSKSIKLPPGPRKLPIIGNLHQISNPPFRCFRDLSNQHGPLMHLKLGESNVVVVSSPDLAKHILKDLNPSFTEKPQRVFSDIMLYHSSDIAFSPYGGYWRQMRKLCINELLSPKMVQLFQSIRSDETSRLMDSLRESSGRIVNLTEKIFSHSSSVTCRAAFGGVVVDNEAFLKLTADATAMASGFEIADMFPSSRIIGALSWTKRRLKEMRWELDVILDNVIDQHRRNRVENELGNSEFGSEDLVDVFLRVKEEGKLQFPIDKDNIKAVLHDVFVAGTDTSAGTIDWTMTELLRHPQVMAKAQAEVRQALKGNSTEQNDIVRNLKYLKLVIKEALRLHPPIPMLYRASKEEHMMNGYTIPAGEKVTINIWAMHRDPRYWKDPEMFKPERFENQSLDFVGGDHYHFLPFGAGKRMCPGITYGLANVEFTLSQLLYNFDWVLPTGVRAEDLDMTENNGLTAARKHNLSVVVTPYN, translated from the exons ATGGCTGACCTAATTACAACCGCTGCTGCTCTGATTCTGTCTGCAatcttcatcttcttgttcACTAATCAGCAGAAATCCAGAAATAGCAAATCAATTAAACTTCCACCTGGCCCTAGAAAACTTCCTATAATCGGAAATCTCCACCAAATTAGCAATCCTCCCTTCCGCTGTTTTAGAGATCTATCCAATCAGCACGGCCCCTTAATGCACCTCAAGCTCGGCGAGTCCAACGTCGTCGTCGTCTCGTCACCTGATTTGGCCAAACACATTCTTAAAGATCTCAACCCTAGCTTCACCGAGAAGCCGCAGCGCGTGTTCTCCGATATCATGCTCTACCACTCGAGCGACATCGCCTTCAGCCCCTACGGCGGCTACTGGCGCCAGATGAGGAAGCTCTGCATCAACGAACTTTTGAGCCCTAAAATGGTGCAGTTGTTCCAATCCATCCGAAGCGACGAAACGTCGCGGTTGATGGACTCCTTGCGGGAATCTTCTGGAAGGATTGTGAATTTGACGGAGAAGATCTTCTCCCACTCGAGCTCCGTCACTTGCCGCGCTGCGTTTGGCGGCGTCGTTGTGGATAATGAGGCGTTTCTGAAGCTGACGGCTGATGCGACCGCGATGGCCTCAGGCTTTGAGATTGCGGATATGTTTCCGTCGTCGCGAATCATTGGCGCGTTGAGCTGGACGAAGCGGCGGCTCAAGGAGATGCGGTGGGAGCTTGATGTGATTCTGGATAATGTGATCGATCAGCATAGGAGAAATCGGGTGGAGAATGAATTGGGGAATTCGGAGTTTGGGAGTGAGGATTTGGTTGATGTGTTTCTTAGAGTTAAGGAAGAAGGGAAGCTGCAGTTTCCCATAGACAAGGACAACATCAAGGCTGTGTTGCAT GATGTTTTCGTTGCCGGAACTGATACTTCAGCAGGAACTATTGACTGGACCATGACAGAACTGTTGAGGCACCCTCAAGTGATGGCAAAGGCACAAGCTGAAGTAAGACAAGCTCTAAAAGGAAATAGTACTGAACAAAACGACATAGTTCGTAATCTGAAATATCTAAAACTAGTGATCAAAGAGGCACTGAGGCTGCACCCTCCAATTCCGATGTTGTATAGAGCTTCCAAGGAAGAACATATGATGAATGGATACACCATACCTGCTGGAGAAAAGGTGACGATAAATATTTGGGCAATGCATAGGGACCCGAGGTACTGGAAAGACCCAGAGATGTTCAAGCCCGAGAGATTCGAGAATCAATCTTTGGATTTTGTAGGTGGTGATCATTATCATTTTCTGCCGTTTGGAGCTGGCAAAAGAATGTGCCCTGGGATAACATATGGTTTGGCTAATGTCGAGTTTACTCTATCACAATTGCTCTACAACTTCGATTGGGTACTTCCGACAGGTGTCAGAGCTGAGGATTTAGACATGACTGAGAATAATGGGTTGACAGCTGCAAGAAAACACAATTTATCTGTGGTCGTTACTCCATATAATTAA
- the LOC121742549 gene encoding cytochrome P450 71A8-like has product MEEIQVTPFITMSLLSLVLLLSLTRIFLKSSSKKKLPPSPPKLPIIGNLHQLRSSFPHRDIHSLSQKHGPLMLLHFGSVPVVIVSSAEFAREVMVTHDTTFANRPRFKAMMKMVYGCRNVSLSSYGEYWRRLRSIVVLQMLSNKRVQSYRAIREEEAALVVKKIGEASGNTAVDLSAMFESFSNDVVGRSAFGAKLRDSENGRKFLDAMADLMELLGIIDIGDFIPWLGWIGRVNGFDRRLDNTAKKLDQVLESVIQERMGVKDTNTEYFVDILLDIYDHKTADASHRDSVKAIILDIFVGGTDTISTTMEWTMSELLRHPTVMEKMQHEVRGILKQKQEIRDEDVQKMHYLKAVMKEAMRLHPPLPLLVPRLASKDVQVKGFDISAGTIVMINAWAIGRDPVSWDQPQTFMPERFLNSSIDFKGLDFELIPFGGGRRGCPGIPYASAEMELLLAHLVRKFDWKLANGVEPKDLDMSESPGVTIHRAVPLLALASPAP; this is encoded by the exons CAAGAAAAAACTGCCCCCTTCACCACCAAAGCTACCCATAATCGGAAATCTCCACCAACTCAGATCATCCTTTCCTCACCGCGATATCCACTCCTTATCCCAAAAGCACGGCCCGCTCATGCTGCTCCACTTCGGCAGCGTCCCCGTCGTCATCGTCTCCTCCGCCGAATTCGCCCGCGAAGTCATGGTGACCCACGACACCACCTTCGCCAACCGGCCCCGCTTCAAGGCCATGATGAAGATGGTGTACGGATGCAGAAACGTCTCGCTCTCGTCCTACGGCGAATACTGGCGGCGCCTGCGGAGCATCGTTGTTCTCCAGATGCTCAGCAACAAAAGGGTCCAATCTTACCGCGCGATCCGCGAAGAAGAAGCTGCACTTGTTGTCAAGAAGATTGGAGAAGCTTCTGGTAACACTGCGGTGGACTTGAGTGCGATGTTTGAGAGTTTTAGCAATGATGTGGTCGGAAGGTCGGCCTTCGGCGCGAAGCTGCGCGATTCGGAAAATGGGAGGAAATTCTTAGATGCAATGGCGGATTTGATGGAGCTCTTGGGGATTATTGATATAGGCGATTTTATACCGTGGCTTGGTTGGATTGGGCGTGTTAATGGTTTCGATAGGAGACTTGATAACACTGCTAAAAAGCTTGATCAAGTTTTGGAGAGTGTGATTCAAGAACGGATGGGTGTCAAGGACACAAATACAGAATATTTTGTGGATATTTTGCTTGATATCTATGATCACAAAACTGCTGATGCCTCTCATCGAGATAGCGTCAAAGCAATAATTTTG GATATATTTGTGGGTGGAACTGATACAATATCCACAACTATGGAATGGACAATGTCAGAACTCTTACGACACCCCACAGTGATGGAAAAGATGCAGCACGAAGTACGAGGAATACTGAAGCAGAAACAAGAGATAAGAGACGAAGATGTACAAAAAATGCATTACTTGAAGGCTGTGATGAAGGAAGCTATGCGTTTACATCCGCCACTCCCACTGCTTGTGCCTAGGCTTGCAAGCAAAGATGTACAAGTGAAAGGTTTTGACATTTCTGCAGGAACAATCGTGATGATCAACGCCTGGGCTATAGGCAGGGACCCCGTCTCATGGGACCAACCACAAACGTTTATGCCAGAGAGATTCTTGAATTCTTCTATAGACTTCAAGGGCCTAGATTTCGAGCTGATTCCGTTTGGGGGTGGAAGAAGAGGCTGTCCTGGGATCCCATATGCTTCTGCCGAGATGGAGCTTCTTTTAGCTCATCTGGTTCGGAAATTCGACTGGAAATTGGCTAATGGGGTTGAACCAAAAGATTTGGACATGAGTGAGAGTCCCGGGGTGACAATCCATAGAGCTGTTCCTCTTCTTGCACTTGCATCTCCTGCACCATGA